Below is a window of Oreochromis aureus strain Israel breed Guangdong linkage group 4, ZZ_aureus, whole genome shotgun sequence DNA.
TGAAACTGTGGTGACATTTGGAGATCCAGTTTCAGTCAGCTGCAGCACATCAGCCACAGATGTTGAAGGAATGGGCTGGGAGGCTCCATTTGGAGGAACAGGATTTGAGCCTCCTCCTGTTGTCACTTGGAGGGTTGAAAAACTAGAAGAGTGGACTCCAAGTCCTTTCTGCTATGCTACCTTGGTTGATGGATCCCAGTGTACTGTGAGTCCAGTCATCACTGTTTATAGTAAGTACATTTGAAAACTGTGTTATGGTATCATCCAGTGCACGAAcagacaatttaaaaaaatattattaaattaattattaattaataaaacaataatttaactttcagcaagaaggtcctgttGTTCAATCTACCAGCTGGCTGGGACTCTTCTGTGCAGAGTTTtccatttttctctgtgtttgtttggacCCACAGACTATACAAAGACATCAGTTTTGAATGATTTCAGGTTTCTAAGTTGTCTATAGGAGTGAaatattgtttctttttatgtgatggaATTATGACAGACTGGTGATTAGCTTCTGCCCAACAAAGACTATCAATTGATAAGAAGAATAAAATGGATGGATTAGTAAATTTACTTTGTATTTACCATTTTCACAGAAATACCAGACACTGTGTCAATTTATCCAATGAATCAAAGCCAAATGATGGAGAAACATGTGCATTACAATAAGCACACAAGGACACAGTACTGGCTGCAGTGTGACAGCATAAATGTTGCTCCTGTTCAGTTCCTCACTGTTAACTGGtacaaaaacaatgaaagcaTCATGGCAATGTCTTTCAATGACACAACAACCAAAACTCCAGTAAATGAGTCCTCGATTCTGAAAGTAAACATAAGCAGAGAAGAAAATGTAGCTGAGTTCAGATGTGAAGCTGAGCTGGACTTTGGACCACATGGACCAAAACTTTATGTCGGttctcaaacacacaatgtTTCAGCCCACTGTGAGTAAACATCCTCTCTGTTTACACACAAAACTACTATTTTTTGGATTTGTCCACTTGTAATTTGCACAAACAGTGTCAAAACCAGTGTAGTGATGCAACATGTAACTGTTCAAATAAATACCAACCTTTGATTGGTTTATCACTTCAGACGCTCCGGAGCTAAAGACACAAATTAGTACTGATGTCACTTATGCACTTGAGGGCACTAATATCACATTGAGCTGTGAAGCTATTGGAAACCCTCCTCCTGTGTATAACTGGACTTGTGATGGGGAAAATATGTTGGAGAACACAAACAGTCTCAATATTACTCGAGTCAATCGCAATAAAACCTGCACCTGCACAGCTACCAATTATCTGGGAAACATAACCAAGACAATCCATCTTCATGTTGAACCAAGAGGTACACATTCTTATTTACCTTACATCTACTATTATTGTGAATTCTTTAGTGGATACTTTTGATGTATTACACATTTTACACCAAATCATTTTAAAGAGTTAATATGTGTACTTGTGAATGGCAGGTTGCCCCCTAAAAGTGAACCCTTCTGAAATTGTTGTGACATTTGGAGATCCAGTTTCAGTCAACTGCAGCACATCAGCCAGGTATGTCACTGGAATGGGCTGGGAGGCTCCATTTGGAGGAACAGGATTCAAACCTCCTCCTGTTGTCACTTGGAGGGTTGATAAACTGGAAGAGTGGACTCCAAGTCCTTTCTGCTATGCTACTCTGGCTGATGGATCCCGGTGCACTTCCCATCCAGTCATCATTGTTTATAGTCAGTATAGATTGTTTTAATGTACTGTGACCTGAATGAATAGACATTCTTTATGTAATAAAGCAATGATTTCACTTCTTGAAAGGGCCATCTTAAATCccttaaattatttatttcattaatttatgttgtttgctcttttttttgttttgttttgtttttgtttttttacagaaacTCCAGACTTTGTGTCAGTCCCTGACATGGCTCGTGGTCCAATGGTGGAGGGCATAGGGTACAATTTGAAATGTGATATCTACAATGTTGCTCCTGTTCAAAATCTCATAGTGAAGTGGTACAGAGGCAATGAAACTGTGCTCACACAGACATTTAATGGATCTGCTCTGACTCCAGTCAACACATCTTCTACTCTTAGAATCTCCACTCAGAGAGATTACAATGGATTAATTTTTAGATGTGAGGCTGAGCTGCACCTCAGACCCAAAGGACCAAAGTTCCCCCCTAATGTAACCTCACCACCTTACACTGCTGTTGTTCTCTGTAAGATTTCCACCAACTTACTTCATGTTTCTTTATCTACTGCACAGCTCTGTAATCTATGAAATATAAATTAAtctattttgattttaattccCAGATAAGCCATTAATGAAAGCTTGTCCAGACCACGTCACTGTTGTTGAAAATGCTGCCTTCAGCATTGACATGTTACCTTGTCAACCTGATGGGAACCCTCCTCCCACTGTTCAGTGGTTCTATGAGGAGAAACTCATCAATGCATCTAAGTCACTGACCAGGACTGACTCTGGAAAGTACACGGCTGTAGTTGAAAACAGTCTTGGCAGAAGCAACACCTCAGTTCATATCACAGTGGAACGTGAGTGCATCAGACCTGCATTCCTTAAAATTTTGTTAGAATATAAAGCACTGCACTAAGGTATTGACAAGGTAATATTTTGTTTGTGGTTATTTAGTCTGAAAATGAATCTGATACCATTTTTACAGTCAGTCCTTCTTTCACCTGCAAAGAGCACTATGAGGTCACAGTGAATGATAAACCTCAAAGTATCTGTGAACCAGTAGGATTACCTACACCCACCCTCACCTGGTTTAAAGATGGCCAACAGGTGGTTTCCCCACAGCGCTGGAAAAAGAATGATAGTGGAAAATACTTGCTTAATGCACACAACACACATGGAACAGCTGAACATACACTGTATCTTGAAATTTTGTGTAAGTTTTAATTTGTCATAATTTCTGATGAAGGCACATTTTGAAGCAAAttctttctgtttcatttcctcaaatttctttttttttttccacagatgcCCCTGAGTTCAAGGGAGGAAACGAAAGCAAGGAGGTGCTCCAGGGTGAGGATGTTACTTTAAGCTGTAGTGCTGACAGTAACCCACCCTCAAACATCAGATGGATCTACACGGCTGCTGTGAATTCAAAAGAGACCACTGAGGGGCACCAGAAGATTATCAGTATCACTAAAGCCACGTCTACCAATGGTGGTTATTACATTTGTGTTGCAGAGAATAAAGCTGGGAGAAATACAAGATTTGTCAGACTGGTGATAAAAGGTATGATTATTGATTCTGTGCGGAAACATTTTAACGACTATTTAAATGTAGAAAGTGAAAGATTACTGATGTTTAATTCGAATAATGCATGGCATGAAGAATCGAGAAGTCGTCTtatgtctttttattttgtttacctTACaggtaaaaccattaaaatccCCTTACCTATCATTTGGGTTTTGCTCGCTCTATTGATCATCGGTCTGATCGTCCTGGTGGTCTGTTGTCACAATCAGCGGAAAAAACGTGGACACTACAATTTTGTTCCTGATGAAATGGCACAGACATCTCTTTGAGTTCTCCACAATCCAGTGGCAATGCTTAGGATATTCACTGCACAATTTAAATATGTGTAACCTAATCATTTGGTCTAGCATGTAAAAGTTGTCAGAAAAGTTCCGtgaacatatttttattttaaaacatctcTAACTTCATATGCTTGAAAACAAACAGTAGAAAAAATAATGCATTGTACTTGTTTGCTAAACACAGCTATAAAGAAGGAAATGCAGTTATTCTTTTATgtgttgtgttttaattaaattctTTACATATGTGTGGTTTCTGTCATTTTCCTTTCTCACAGAGTAGCTGCTTTATTGGATGTAATATGTGCAGTGCAAATCTTATATGCCATTTCTGAAGTCAAACAAAGTAGCATATTTTCATGTTAGTTCTGCACTCGCAGGCCTGGCTAGCTCAGAGACTTATCACCGTGAACAAAAGCAAGACAATCGGTGTTTACTTGCAAGGGAAGCCTGATCAGGGTCTTGGAGCTCCAAGCTCCTCACCTGATCCCAGCCAACTTCAAACTCCAGCCTTCCCTCACAGCCTTTTATTcagtgaaaacacaaacaccacaTTGTAAAATCCATATGGTCTGTCATAAAAGCTAaggcagtgtttgtgtgtgtgcatgcatgtgcgagcgtgtgagtgcatgtgtgtgtgtgtacgtgtgtgtgtgtgtgcgtgtgtatgtgtgtatgtgtgtttgtataggTGACTTCCTGGTTACAACCGTTTAACATCTCTAGTTATAAAAAGGGtcatctcccctcaccccaTATATGGCTTAACCCCTTTAACGGTTCACCATATACAAGCATATAGGTGAGCCCATAAAGGGCAGGAAATAACATTCCTTACCAAATAAGGGAACCAGAATCTTACATGCAAGTGTGCCTGCAGTTGGAAACTATAGCTAAATAGCTTCCCCCAACATCCTACATTTAAGGATTAACAGAAAAATATCTAATCAtgcatctccaaaagttgaatctgttcatctggacgtagcgttttgtgg
It encodes the following:
- the LOC116323220 gene encoding hemicentin-1-like isoform X3, which gives rise to MYWTVGNEIFQMEDEELFVSHSVPVSDWNVKPKCKIKLHESLECSKDLEVIVFKAPEMVSVTELDNAQTARGTAYKNYPHTQHKLQCDIINVAPVQYLTVSWYKSNERIHTQFFNDTTTKTPVNESSILKINISREENVAEFRCEAGLDFGPQGPKLYVNSQTHRVSAHYAPEKNTKNSTQDIFLLEGTNITLSCEAVGNPPPVYNWTCDGKNMLENTNSLNITRVKHHATCTCTATNYLGNITHTINVHVKKRAGCPLTLTPSETVVTFGDPVSVSCSTSATDVEGMGWEAPFGGTGFEPPPVVTWRVEKLEEWTPSPFCYATLVDGSQCTVSPVITVYKIPDTVSIYPMNQSQMMEKHVHYNKHTRTQYWLQCDSINVAPVQFLTVNWYKNNESIMAMSFNDTTTKTPVNESSILKVNISREENVAEFRCEAELDFGPHGPKLYVGSQTHNVSAHYAPELKTQISTDVTYALEGTNITLSCEAIGNPPPVYNWTCDGENMLENTNSLNITRVNRNKTCTCTATNYLGNITKTIHLHVEPRGCPLKVNPSEIVVTFGDPVSVNCSTSARYVTGMGWEAPFGGTGFKPPPVVTWRVDKLEEWTPSPFCYATLADGSRCTSHPVIIVYKTPDFVSVPDMARGPMVEGIGYNLKCDIYNVAPVQNLIVKWYRGNETVLTQTFNGSALTPVNTSSTLRISTQRDYNGLIFRCEAELHLRPKGPKFPPNVTSPPYTAVVLYKPLMKACPDHVTVVENAAFSIDMLPCQPDGNPPPTVQWFYEEKLINASKSLTRTDSGKYTAVVENSLGRSNTSVHITVELSPSFTCKEHYEVTVNDKPQSICEPVGLPTPTLTWFKDGQQVVSPQRWKKNDSGKYLLNAHNTHGTAEHTLYLEILYAPEFKGGNESKEVLQGEDVTLSCSADSNPPSNIRWIYTAAVNSKETTEGHQKIISITKATSTNGGYYICVAENKAGRNTRFVRLVIKGKTIKIPLPIIWVLLALLIIGLIVLVVCCHNQRKKRGHYNFVPDEMAQTSL
- the LOC116323220 gene encoding hemicentin-1-like isoform X2 translates to MFPTYKGANNFKSLPNSQNSSGTYSMTCLSNRRLGDLHQAFIKEVESANLPGLDQALAASGADSICPPEHNLLILEPPEIIAEYGGSPVIVNCTTALNEHDGMYWTVGNEIFQMEDEELFVSHSVPVSDWNVKPKCKIKLHESLECSKDLEVIVFKAPEMVSVTELDNAQTARGTAYKNYPHTQHKLQCDIINVAPVQYLTVSWYKSNERIHTQFFNDTTTKTPVNESSILKINISREENVAEFRCEAGLDFGPQGPKLYVNSQTHRVSAHYAPEKNTKNSTQDIFLLEGTNITLSCEAVGNPPPVYNWTCDGKNMLENTNSLNITRVKHHATCTCTATNYLGNITHTINVHVKKRAGCPLTLTPSETVVTFGDPVSVSCSTSATDVEGMGWEAPFGGTGFEPPPVVTWRVEKLEEWTPSPFCYATLVDGSQCTVSPVITVYKIPDTVSIYPMNQSQMMEKHVHYNKHTRTQYWLQCDSINVAPVQFLTVNWYKNNESIMAMSFNDTTTKTPVNESSILKVNISREENVAEFRCEAELDFGPHGPKLYVGSQTHNVSAHYAPELKTQISTDVTYALEGTNITLSCEAIGNPPPVYNWTCDGENMLENTNSLNITRVNRNKTCTCTATNYLGNITKTIHLHVEPRGCPLKVNPSEIVVTFGDPVSVNCSTSARYVTGMGWEAPFGGTGFKPPPVVTWRVDKLEEWTPSPFCYATLADGSRCTSHPVIIVYKTPDFVSVPDMARGPMVEGIGISTQRDYNGLIFRCEAELHLRPKGPKFPPNVTSPPYTAVVLYKPLMKACPDHVTVVENAAFSIDMLPCQPDGNPPPTVQWFYEEKLINASKSLTRTDSGKYTAVVENSLGRSNTSVHITVELSPSFTCKEHYEVTVNDKPQSICEPVGLPTPTLTWFKDGQQVVSPQRWKKNDSGKYLLNAHNTHGTAEHTLYLEILYAPEFKGGNESKEVLQGEDVTLSCSADSNPPSNIRWIYTAAVNSKETTEGHQKIISITKATSTNGGYYICVAENKAGRNTRFVRLVIKGKTIKIPLPIIWVLLALLIIGLIVLVVCCHNQRKKRGHYNFVPDEMAQTSL
- the LOC116323220 gene encoding hemicentin-1-like isoform X1, yielding MLIKMLSFLVLIFSLCGADSICPPEHNLLILEPPEIIAEYGGSPVIVNCTTALNEHDGMYWTVGNEIFQMEDEELFVSHSVPVSDWNVKPKCKIKLHESLECSKDLEVIVFKAPEMVSVTELDNAQTARGTAYKNYPHTQHKLQCDIINVAPVQYLTVSWYKSNERIHTQFFNDTTTKTPVNESSILKINISREENVAEFRCEAGLDFGPQGPKLYVNSQTHRVSAHYAPEKNTKNSTQDIFLLEGTNITLSCEAVGNPPPVYNWTCDGKNMLENTNSLNITRVKHHATCTCTATNYLGNITHTINVHVKKRAGCPLTLTPSETVVTFGDPVSVSCSTSATDVEGMGWEAPFGGTGFEPPPVVTWRVEKLEEWTPSPFCYATLVDGSQCTVSPVITVYKIPDTVSIYPMNQSQMMEKHVHYNKHTRTQYWLQCDSINVAPVQFLTVNWYKNNESIMAMSFNDTTTKTPVNESSILKVNISREENVAEFRCEAELDFGPHGPKLYVGSQTHNVSAHYAPELKTQISTDVTYALEGTNITLSCEAIGNPPPVYNWTCDGENMLENTNSLNITRVNRNKTCTCTATNYLGNITKTIHLHVEPRGCPLKVNPSEIVVTFGDPVSVNCSTSARYVTGMGWEAPFGGTGFKPPPVVTWRVDKLEEWTPSPFCYATLADGSRCTSHPVIIVYKTPDFVSVPDMARGPMVEGIGYNLKCDIYNVAPVQNLIVKWYRGNETVLTQTFNGSALTPVNTSSTLRISTQRDYNGLIFRCEAELHLRPKGPKFPPNVTSPPYTAVVLYKPLMKACPDHVTVVENAAFSIDMLPCQPDGNPPPTVQWFYEEKLINASKSLTRTDSGKYTAVVENSLGRSNTSVHITVELSPSFTCKEHYEVTVNDKPQSICEPVGLPTPTLTWFKDGQQVVSPQRWKKNDSGKYLLNAHNTHGTAEHTLYLEILYAPEFKGGNESKEVLQGEDVTLSCSADSNPPSNIRWIYTAAVNSKETTEGHQKIISITKATSTNGGYYICVAENKAGRNTRFVRLVIKGKTIKIPLPIIWVLLALLIIGLIVLVVCCHNQRKKRGHYNFVPDEMAQTSL